In the Natranaeroarchaeum aerophilus genome, one interval contains:
- a CDS encoding endonuclease V produces MNGPPKLARPDLVPDPDRGRETMEAQQRDIASEARFADDFEFDPATIIDGPLATPDEDPPLVAGIDQAFLDDRVISAIVVSRGGEVVERVYAVTDLSIPYIPGLLAFREGGPILDAVAELTSTPDLFVFDGSGRIHFREAGIATHMGVVLDVPSVGVAKSLLCGTPTRSVEGLAAGERVPIESDEDVTATAGERIGYAVQTRQYDSPNRHINPLYVSPGHRVGAATAADLVLALADGYKLPEPTRRADAYADEAKSLVDD; encoded by the coding sequence ATGAACGGCCCGCCAAAGCTGGCACGTCCCGATCTCGTGCCCGATCCCGACAGGGGACGCGAGACGATGGAAGCCCAGCAGCGCGATATTGCCAGCGAGGCGAGGTTCGCGGACGACTTCGAGTTCGATCCGGCAACGATCATTGATGGCCCGCTTGCGACGCCGGACGAGGACCCCCCGCTCGTCGCTGGCATCGATCAGGCGTTTCTCGACGACCGGGTGATCAGCGCGATCGTCGTCTCACGCGGAGGCGAGGTCGTCGAGCGCGTCTACGCCGTCACCGATCTCTCGATCCCCTACATCCCCGGCCTGCTGGCGTTCCGTGAGGGCGGCCCGATCCTCGACGCCGTCGCTGAGCTGACGAGCACACCCGACCTGTTCGTCTTCGACGGGAGCGGCCGGATCCACTTTCGTGAAGCTGGGATCGCGACCCACATGGGAGTCGTGCTCGACGTGCCGAGTGTCGGCGTCGCCAAGAGCCTGCTGTGTGGGACGCCCACCCGGTCAGTCGAGGGGCTCGCGGCGGGCGAGCGCGTTCCGATCGAAAGCGACGAGGACGTCACCGCGACGGCGGGTGAACGGATCGGCTACGCCGTCCAGACGCGCCAGTACGACTCGCCGAATCGTCACATCAACCCGCTGTACGTCAGCCCAGGCCACCGAGTCGGGGCGGCAACGGCCGCCGATCTAGTGCTTGCACTTGCCGACGGCTACAAACTGCCCGAGCCGACACGGCGGGCCGACGCGTACGCCGACGAGGCAAAATCCCTCGTCGACGATTGA
- a CDS encoding CinA family protein has translation MNEPDDSTKPPGTDLAAELGDELRDRDATIATAESCTGGLMGAALTAVPGSSDYFDRSLVTYAYDAKRQLLGVNREDLDDYGAVSEPVARQMASGVRDTADVTWGVGITGVAGPGGGTEETPVGTVYIAVAYAGPWDTNESYTTVSRYEFEGDRSTVRAATVRQALDDVLTELRNQP, from the coding sequence ATGAACGAACCGGACGACAGCACGAAACCACCCGGGACTGATCTCGCCGCCGAACTCGGTGACGAGCTCCGTGACCGAGACGCCACCATTGCCACCGCAGAGTCATGTACCGGCGGACTCATGGGCGCAGCGCTGACGGCAGTCCCCGGTTCCAGTGACTACTTCGACCGCTCGCTTGTCACCTACGCGTACGACGCAAAGCGGCAACTACTGGGGGTCAACCGTGAGGATCTCGACGACTACGGCGCGGTCAGCGAACCGGTCGCCCGACAGATGGCCAGCGGCGTTCGGGATACTGCTGACGTGACCTGGGGCGTGGGTATAACCGGCGTCGCGGGGCCGGGCGGCGGAACCGAGGAGACTCCTGTCGGGACGGTGTATATCGCCGTCGCGTACGCCGGGCCGTGGGACACGAACGAGTCGTACACAACGGTCTCACGCTACGAATTCGAGGGCGACCGGTCGACGGTTCGTGCCGCGACCGTCAGACAGGCGCTTGACGATGTTCTCACGGAACTCCGAAACCAACCGTAA
- a CDS encoding rhomboid family intramembrane serine protease, whose product MAKCDVCGREENMPYNCSQCGGTFCPEHRLPENHDCPGLAQWNDPSGVFDSGFDDSVDDPDGSRSLLDRIGIDTGPGGPLGYFRGNMTFVFLVLMWITFAAQLAVQTFTGVVGNPSFYDPTVFRALFTLDPQNPLYLWTWVTSIFAHGGLFHIAVNSIVIYFFGRLVEDYIGSREFAILFIVSGILAGLGQIGIGILMGDAVPVLGASGAALAIMGVLTILNPGLKVYVYFILPMPIWLLTVLFAGYSVFAASAPGVGAGVAHIAHLIGLGIGLIYGNYVKGQIRTPNQVQLGGGRGPGGPGGPGGPGGPGRGRF is encoded by the coding sequence ATGGCGAAATGCGACGTGTGTGGGCGCGAAGAGAATATGCCGTACAACTGTAGCCAGTGCGGCGGTACCTTCTGTCCGGAGCATCGCCTGCCGGAGAACCACGACTGTCCGGGACTCGCCCAGTGGAACGACCCGAGCGGCGTCTTCGACAGCGGGTTCGATGATAGCGTCGACGACCCCGACGGCTCGCGGAGCCTGCTCGACCGGATCGGCATCGACACCGGACCCGGCGGGCCGCTGGGTTACTTCCGTGGCAACATGACGTTCGTGTTCCTCGTGTTGATGTGGATCACGTTTGCCGCCCAGCTAGCCGTTCAGACGTTCACCGGGGTTGTCGGAAACCCAAGCTTCTACGATCCGACAGTGTTCAGAGCCCTCTTCACGCTCGATCCGCAGAACCCGCTATACCTCTGGACGTGGGTCACGTCGATCTTCGCACACGGCGGACTGTTCCACATTGCGGTCAACAGTATCGTGATCTACTTCTTCGGCCGACTGGTCGAGGACTACATCGGCTCGCGGGAGTTCGCCATACTGTTCATCGTGAGTGGGATCCTTGCGGGGCTCGGACAGATCGGCATCGGTATTCTCATGGGCGATGCAGTGCCTGTACTCGGAGCCAGCGGCGCAGCCCTGGCGATCATGGGCGTCCTGACGATCCTGAACCCGGGACTCAAAGTGTACGTCTACTTCATCCTCCCGATGCCGATCTGGCTGCTGACCGTGCTGTTCGCGGGCTATTCGGTGTTTGCAGCCAGCGCCCCGGGGGTTGGGGCAGGCGTCGCTCATATCGCCCACCTCATCGGTCTCGGTATCGGACTGATCTACGGGAACTACGTCAAGGGCCAGATCCGGACGCCGAATCAGGTCCAGCTGGGCGGCGGTCGTGGCCCCGGTGGTCCGGGCGGTCCGGGCGGCCCTGGGGGTCCGGGTCGCGGCCGATTCTGA
- a CDS encoding SDR family oxidoreductase produces MADTRDDETGETPPREGKLKTVLITGCSSGIGREAAKAFLDDDGWTVYATARDTDDIADLGEAGCETAELDVTDENHVRQVVERVISETGRIDALVNNAGYAQMGPAEEVPTEVVHEQFDVNVYGPHRLTRAVLPHMRDRERGTIVNISSVAGRVSHPGGGVYCSSKFALEAMSDALRSEVEPFDVNVALVEPGPVNTSFGDEMRSKTDALERSGAYDWFYSMIEDTKIIGGGGFGSVEAKEVAETILEAANSPDPRSRYPVGQFGKLSSLGRLTPDPIRDALFGIVRRFV; encoded by the coding sequence ATGGCCGATACGCGAGACGACGAGACGGGCGAGACGCCGCCCCGTGAGGGGAAACTGAAGACGGTGCTGATCACCGGCTGTTCGTCGGGGATCGGACGCGAGGCGGCGAAGGCATTTCTCGACGACGACGGTTGGACGGTCTACGCGACCGCACGCGATACCGACGACATCGCCGATCTCGGCGAGGCCGGCTGTGAGACGGCTGAACTCGATGTCACCGACGAAAACCATGTCCGACAGGTCGTCGAGCGTGTGATTAGCGAGACCGGACGGATCGACGCACTGGTCAACAACGCCGGCTACGCCCAGATGGGACCAGCCGAGGAAGTCCCAACCGAAGTCGTCCACGAACAGTTCGACGTCAACGTCTACGGACCACACCGGCTCACCAGAGCCGTCCTACCACACATGCGAGACCGCGAGCGCGGGACGATCGTCAATATCTCAAGCGTCGCGGGACGCGTTTCCCATCCGGGCGGCGGCGTCTACTGCAGCTCGAAGTTCGCGCTCGAAGCGATGAGCGATGCGCTCCGCTCGGAGGTCGAGCCGTTCGACGTCAACGTCGCGCTGGTAGAACCGGGACCAGTGAACACCTCCTTTGGCGACGAGATGCGATCCAAGACCGACGCCCTGGAGCGATCGGGCGCGTACGACTGGTTCTATTCGATGATCGAGGATACCAAAATCATCGGCGGTGGTGGCTTTGGCTCCGTCGAGGCAAAAGAAGTCGCAGAGACGATCCTCGAAGCCGCGAACAGCCCGGATCCCAGGTCGCGCTATCCAGTCGGACAGTTCGGCAAGCTGAGTTCGCTAGGTCGGCTTACACCCGACCCCATCCGTGACGCGCTGTTCGGGATCGTTCGGCGGTTCGTCTGA
- the polX gene encoding DNA polymerase/3'-5' exonuclease PolX yields the protein MTTDDEIVAELEAMADLLEAKDVEYKPRAYRRAAENIQEHPGSVASLAAEGTDALDEIDGVGDAIAAKIVEYVETGTIEELEELRGELPVEMDALTRVEGVGPKTVGTLYRELGVRTLADLDRAAREENIREIHGFGPKTEQNILENIEFARSARERELLGDGRPLADALVTYLADSDPVERVEVAGSIRRWRATIGDVDVLVGAEDHAAVLEAFTDWERVESVIESGENKASVRAGGGVRVDIRVVVDAEFGSALQYFTGSKEHNVDLRNYALDRDIKLNEYGAFDISDVAAPESDQRVGERIGGHTEASMYDALDLPTIPPELREGRGEIEAAAAGELPDLVTEADVRGDIHAHTDWSDGGFTIEEMVEQAAAFGHEYLAVTDHASGPGIFGNTGLDDDELIEQIEAVEDVAADAGIDVLTGVEANIDADGGLSVGDDALDALDVIVASPHSALDADMESATDRLTTAMTHPAVDVLGHPHGRLLNQRSGLELDITELAAVAAEQDVALEVNSNPARLDLWGRPVQVAVDAGAPIAVNTDAHSPGEFANVRYGVHTARRGWAEPGDVINTWPIDDLREFLH from the coding sequence ATGACGACCGACGACGAGATCGTCGCCGAGCTCGAAGCGATGGCCGATCTGCTCGAAGCGAAAGACGTCGAATACAAGCCCCGCGCCTACCGGCGCGCCGCCGAGAACATTCAGGAACATCCGGGGTCGGTCGCCTCGCTCGCTGCGGAGGGCACCGACGCGCTCGACGAGATCGACGGGGTCGGCGACGCCATCGCCGCCAAGATCGTCGAATACGTCGAGACGGGCACGATCGAGGAGCTAGAGGAGCTTCGCGGTGAGCTTCCGGTCGAGATGGACGCCCTCACGCGCGTCGAGGGGGTCGGCCCGAAGACCGTCGGGACGCTCTATCGCGAACTCGGCGTCCGGACGCTCGCGGATCTGGACCGGGCCGCCCGCGAGGAGAATATCCGCGAGATCCACGGCTTCGGACCCAAAACCGAACAGAACATTCTGGAGAACATCGAGTTCGCCCGGAGCGCTCGCGAGCGCGAGTTGCTGGGTGACGGTCGCCCACTCGCGGACGCGCTCGTAACGTATCTTGCCGACAGCGACCCGGTCGAGCGCGTGGAGGTGGCTGGATCGATCCGCCGCTGGCGCGCGACGATCGGCGATGTCGATGTGCTGGTCGGGGCCGAGGATCACGCCGCCGTCCTCGAGGCCTTCACCGACTGGGAGCGCGTCGAATCGGTGATCGAGTCCGGCGAGAACAAGGCAAGCGTCCGGGCGGGTGGCGGCGTCCGGGTCGATATCCGGGTCGTCGTCGACGCGGAGTTCGGGAGCGCGTTGCAGTACTTTACGGGAAGCAAAGAGCACAACGTCGACCTGCGTAACTACGCGCTCGATCGGGACATCAAACTCAACGAGTACGGGGCCTTTGATATCAGCGACGTGGCGGCTCCCGAGAGCGACCAGCGCGTCGGCGAGCGGATCGGTGGGCATACCGAAGCGAGCATGTACGACGCCCTCGATCTGCCGACGATCCCGCCGGAGCTTCGCGAGGGGCGCGGCGAGATCGAGGCCGCGGCCGCGGGCGAGCTTCCCGACCTCGTCACCGAGGCCGACGTTCGGGGGGACATCCACGCGCACACGGACTGGTCGGACGGCGGCTTCACGATCGAGGAGATGGTCGAACAGGCCGCCGCGTTCGGCCACGAGTATCTCGCAGTGACCGACCACGCGAGCGGCCCCGGTATCTTCGGGAATACGGGTCTGGACGACGACGAACTGATCGAACAGATCGAGGCCGTCGAGGACGTTGCCGCCGATGCCGGGATCGACGTGCTGACCGGCGTCGAGGCGAATATCGACGCCGATGGTGGGCTCTCGGTCGGCGACGACGCGCTCGACGCGCTCGACGTGATCGTCGCCTCGCCACACAGCGCGCTCGACGCCGACATGGAGTCGGCAACTGACCGGCTCACGACGGCGATGACGCACCCGGCGGTCGATGTGCTGGGGCATCCACATGGTCGCCTGCTGAACCAGCGGTCCGGGCTCGAACTGGACATCACCGAGCTCGCCGCCGTGGCAGCCGAGCAGGACGTCGCCCTCGAAGTCAATAGCAACCCTGCGCGGCTGGACCTGTGGGGGCGTCCGGTCCAGGTCGCCGTCGACGCCGGTGCGCCGATCGCCGTCAACACGGACGCCCACAGCCCCGGCGAGTTCGCCAATGTCCGCTACGGCGTCCACACCGCACGTCGCGGCTGGGCCGAGCCGGGCGACGTCATCAACACGTGGCCGATCGACGATCTGCGGGAGTTCCTGCACTGA
- a CDS encoding metal-dependent hydrolase: MNKKGHVLNAVFLSIGLAYLLEPAGDETTFITMVAVGIPVTLGALFPDVDTDFGKHRKTLHNLPILALFVAFPYFFDGNLQYVWIGVLTHYVLDIAGSKRGIALFYPIWKKEFGLPVGVAVSSNRSTLMTVVVTLAELVVAAVIIYDVPLMALDAARSSIGV, translated from the coding sequence ATGAACAAAAAAGGACACGTGCTCAACGCCGTCTTCCTGAGCATCGGTCTCGCGTACCTGCTCGAGCCCGCCGGTGACGAGACCACGTTTATTACGATGGTCGCAGTCGGCATTCCCGTCACGCTCGGCGCGCTGTTCCCCGACGTCGATACGGACTTCGGGAAGCACCGGAAAACGCTGCACAACCTCCCGATTCTGGCACTGTTCGTTGCGTTCCCGTACTTTTTCGACGGGAACCTCCAGTACGTCTGGATCGGCGTGTTGACACATTATGTGCTCGATATAGCGGGGAGCAAGCGTGGCATTGCGCTGTTTTACCCGATCTGGAAGAAGGAGTTCGGTCTCCCGGTCGGCGTCGCGGTGAGCAGCAATCGTTCGACGCTGATGACGGTCGTGGTTACGCTGGCCGAGCTCGTCGTCGCGGCAGTGATCATCTACGATGTCCCGCTGATGGCGCTCGACGCTGCGCGGTCATCAATCGGCGTCTAG
- a CDS encoding ArsA family ATPase — protein MSSIDVEAVDEVEEGSTEPDDGSVDPTDESDDDGVEVDVEPGIEITSDTPEYVLYGGKGGVGKTTMAAATALASAESGTKTLVVSTDPAHSLSDTFEADISPRPERIREDVPLYAAEIDPDDAMEENAAMFGGGAGAEPGSAGGPEMSAEAGAGTDPQGGLGGLGDLLGGDGPMDMLMGGSMPGSDEAVAIQKLIEYMDDPRFDRVVVDTAPTGHTLRLLELPEIMDTMVGRVLAMRERFSGMLDGVKGMFGGEDVPDEGGVDELRELSERIERLRETLRDPAQTDFRVVMVPEEMSVFESQRLVDQLREFEIPVGTVVVNKVMEDLADVTDDVDADQFVTPNLDSCEFCQRRWDVQQEALQSAHELFRGHDIKRVPLFADEVRGERMLRTVARCLK, from the coding sequence ATGAGCAGCATCGACGTCGAGGCGGTCGACGAGGTCGAGGAGGGGTCGACGGAGCCGGATGATGGGTCTGTCGATCCGACCGATGAGAGTGATGACGACGGGGTCGAGGTTGACGTCGAACCGGGTATCGAAATCACGTCCGATACGCCCGAGTACGTCCTCTACGGCGGGAAAGGCGGTGTTGGGAAGACCACGATGGCCGCGGCGACCGCTCTGGCCAGTGCCGAGTCGGGGACGAAAACGCTGGTCGTCTCGACCGATCCGGCCCACTCGCTGTCGGACACCTTCGAGGCCGACATCTCGCCGCGTCCGGAACGGATTCGTGAGGACGTCCCGCTGTACGCCGCGGAGATCGATCCGGATGATGCGATGGAGGAGAACGCAGCGATGTTCGGCGGTGGCGCTGGGGCCGAACCCGGGTCTGCAGGCGGCCCGGAGATGAGTGCGGAGGCCGGGGCGGGTACTGACCCACAGGGCGGTCTGGGTGGTCTTGGCGACCTGCTCGGCGGTGATGGACCCATGGATATGCTGATGGGCGGATCGATGCCCGGATCGGATGAGGCGGTGGCGATCCAGAAACTCATCGAGTACATGGATGATCCGCGTTTTGATCGGGTGGTAGTCGATACTGCGCCGACGGGTCATACCCTGCGGCTGCTCGAACTCCCCGAGATCATGGATACCATGGTCGGTCGGGTCCTCGCGATGCGCGAGCGTTTCAGCGGCATGCTCGACGGCGTCAAGGGGATGTTCGGCGGCGAGGACGTCCCTGACGAGGGGGGCGTCGACGAGCTACGAGAGCTCAGCGAGCGGATCGAACGCCTCCGTGAGACGCTTCGCGATCCGGCACAGACGGACTTTCGCGTCGTGATGGTGCCCGAGGAGATGAGCGTCTTCGAGAGCCAGCGGCTCGTCGACCAGTTGCGTGAGTTCGAGATTCCGGTTGGGACGGTGGTAGTGAACAAGGTGATGGAGGACCTAGCGGACGTGACCGACGATGTCGACGCCGACCAGTTCGTCACGCCGAACCTCGACAGTTGCGAGTTCTGTCAGCGTCGCTGGGACGTCCAGCAGGAGGCGTTGCAGTCGGCTCACGAACTGTTCCGCGGCCACGATATTAAACGCGTTCCGCTCTTTGCCGACGAAGTGCGAGGCGAGCGAATGCTCCGGACTGTTGCTCGGTGTCTCAAGTGA
- a CDS encoding DUF3784 domain-containing protein: protein MTDTVLSMLVATAVLTLIGVLIKYFGVVELIAGYDPDKIEDEDGLATFIGTQTLYVAALTAIVAGFEYTQPFDGYQGIWIVFVVGTLAVTVRMVRGARRYEKPV from the coding sequence ATGACCGATACCGTTCTGTCCATGCTCGTGGCGACTGCCGTCCTTACGCTGATTGGGGTACTTATCAAATACTTCGGCGTCGTCGAGTTGATCGCGGGCTACGATCCGGACAAAATCGAGGATGAGGACGGACTCGCTACCTTCATCGGGACGCAAACCCTGTACGTGGCGGCGCTCACTGCCATCGTTGCCGGGTTCGAGTATACACAACCGTTCGATGGCTATCAGGGAATCTGGATCGTCTTTGTCGTCGGGACCCTGGCGGTAACCGTTCGGATGGTCCGTGGTGCACGCCGGTACGAGAAACCTGTATAG
- a CDS encoding PHP-associated domain-containing protein, which produces MTERDGTRVDCHVKILDDGVAERAKARGIDVLVYAPHFMPLPEIERRADRFSDDELLVVPAREVFTGSWRDRKHVLAMGLSEPIPDFISLDGAMTELARQDATVIVPHPEFLTVGLSADDVVAHRERIDAVEVCNLKHWPRHTTRAREIARAVDAPVTASSYAHLPGSVGLAWTTFDHEIGTQDELCAALQDGVSRQACRRQGWSSRLQSVAEFAHLGWENTGKKFDRIVLSGTEATHPDRPLYEGRFDDVSVY; this is translated from the coding sequence GTGACCGAACGCGATGGGACCCGGGTCGATTGCCACGTGAAAATACTCGACGACGGCGTCGCCGAGCGGGCAAAGGCACGCGGGATTGACGTACTCGTGTACGCTCCTCATTTCATGCCCTTGCCCGAGATAGAGCGCCGAGCGGATCGCTTTTCGGACGACGAACTGCTCGTGGTTCCCGCCCGCGAGGTGTTCACCGGCTCGTGGCGCGATCGCAAACACGTCCTCGCGATGGGACTGTCCGAGCCGATTCCCGACTTCATCTCGCTCGATGGTGCGATGACAGAACTCGCTCGGCAGGACGCCACTGTGATCGTGCCCCATCCCGAGTTTCTCACGGTTGGACTATCCGCAGACGACGTCGTGGCCCACCGTGAGCGGATCGACGCCGTCGAGGTATGCAATCTGAAACACTGGCCACGACACACCACCCGGGCCCGCGAGATTGCGCGTGCCGTTGACGCTCCGGTTACCGCGTCCTCGTATGCTCACCTCCCTGGCTCTGTCGGCCTGGCGTGGACGACGTTCGACCACGAAATCGGAACTCAGGACGAACTGTGTGCTGCACTGCAGGACGGCGTTTCACGCCAGGCCTGTCGTCGTCAAGGGTGGAGCTCCCGGCTCCAGTCGGTCGCGGAGTTCGCACATCTCGGCTGGGAGAACACCGGCAAGAAGTTCGATCGGATCGTTCTCTCGGGGACGGAAGCGACACATCCAGACCGACCACTGTACGAGGGACGATTTGACGACGTTTCGGTGTACTAG
- a CDS encoding DUF5788 family protein: protein MQEYQRKQLLERVDREGATVGTEIPERIAVQGEEIELQEFVFEIKRRETYPASERERVDRAKKNLRRERLQRRQRIEDGEISFEEGERLARSIVGIDRALNALENLQPTDLERETMAQETADKKRWMSFLRQALGHEDTSSRRLGGTGRGR from the coding sequence ATGCAGGAGTACCAGCGCAAACAGCTCCTCGAACGCGTCGACCGCGAGGGCGCGACGGTCGGCACGGAGATCCCCGAACGGATCGCCGTCCAGGGTGAGGAGATCGAGCTGCAGGAGTTCGTCTTCGAGATCAAGCGACGCGAGACCTATCCGGCGAGCGAACGCGAACGGGTCGACCGGGCGAAAAAGAACCTGCGTCGCGAACGGCTCCAGCGCCGCCAGCGCATCGAGGACGGCGAGATCAGCTTCGAGGAGGGTGAGCGACTCGCCCGATCGATCGTCGGTATCGATCGTGCGCTCAACGCTCTGGAGAACCTCCAGCCCACTGACCTCGAACGAGAGACGATGGCACAGGAGACCGCCGACAAGAAACGCTGGATGTCCTTCCTCAGACAGGCGCTTGGCCACGAGGACACGAGCTCGAGACGTCTCGGCGGGACGGGGAGGGGCCGATGA
- a CDS encoding pyridoxal phosphate-dependent aminotransferase, translating into MSNDRPLFFQVMQYADRADGDVINMVSGSPDWEPPAALREGLVEYAGGKPETFQYQPSEGLTKLRAEIADRRGVDLEQVVVTNGGAEANYLAMAAALERSRGSEVLLTDPVYPYYPQKAEILGGVPEYVATDADGSLDPAQVRDAATQETAAIVVTTPNNPSGAVYDEATMRELVAIAEDVDAILVSDEVYDHFDYSGTFASALAVDSEHRIVTNSFSKSLAITGFRVGYAVVPDALVDPVKTRHMLVNVAGSRPAQYAVLQALQGTETEYYRENRERMHARIEAFTDGLERAGAEYTIPDGGFYVLARFPDFPGTLANVEQLIDDTGVAGMPGEAFGSARDEWLRFALLSPRVEEAADRLAEYF; encoded by the coding sequence ATGAGCAACGACCGCCCGCTGTTCTTTCAGGTCATGCAGTACGCCGACCGAGCCGACGGTGACGTGATCAATATGGTAAGTGGCAGCCCCGACTGGGAACCCCCTGCCGCGCTTCGCGAGGGGCTCGTCGAGTACGCTGGGGGTAAGCCCGAAACATTCCAGTACCAGCCCAGCGAGGGGTTGACGAAACTACGCGCCGAGATTGCCGACCGCCGAGGGGTCGACCTCGAACAGGTCGTCGTCACGAACGGCGGCGCGGAGGCGAACTACCTCGCGATGGCCGCAGCGCTGGAGCGTTCGAGAGGTAGTGAGGTACTGCTCACCGATCCGGTGTACCCGTACTATCCCCAGAAAGCGGAGATACTGGGCGGTGTTCCGGAGTACGTCGCCACCGATGCGGACGGCTCGCTCGACCCCGCACAGGTCCGTGACGCCGCCACCCAGGAGACCGCGGCGATCGTCGTCACCACACCGAACAACCCCAGCGGCGCGGTCTACGACGAGGCGACGATGCGCGAGCTCGTGGCGATTGCGGAGGACGTCGACGCTATACTTGTCAGCGACGAGGTATACGACCACTTCGACTACTCCGGCACCTTTGCGAGCGCGCTGGCGGTCGACTCCGAACATCGCATCGTCACCAACTCCTTCTCGAAGTCGCTGGCGATCACAGGGTTCCGAGTCGGCTATGCAGTGGTTCCCGACGCGCTGGTCGACCCGGTGAAGACGCGGCACATGCTGGTCAACGTGGCTGGAAGTCGTCCTGCACAGTATGCCGTTCTGCAGGCGCTACAGGGAACCGAGACGGAGTACTACCGGGAGAACCGCGAACGGATGCACGCGCGAATCGAGGCGTTCACCGACGGTCTCGAACGGGCGGGAGCCGAATACACGATCCCTGATGGCGGCTTCTACGTGCTCGCGCGCTTCCCCGATTTCCCGGGGACACTTGCGAACGTCGAGCAGTTGATCGACGACACCGGGGTCGCAGGAATGCCCGGTGAGGCGTTTGGGAGCGCCCGCGACGAGTGGCTTCGATTCGCCTTGCTCTCGCCGCGCGTCGAGGAGGCCGCGGATCGGCTCGCGGAGTATTTTTAG
- a CDS encoding Brp/Blh family beta-carotene 15,15'-dioxygenase, which yields MSDTSSPTAERLVAALAGRRLEGAARLALLPGWITLLATSVLVTIVGTEIPLSIQLAPLFLSVLLLGLPHGAVDHLVTPRARGTALTIRSMAEVGVVYAVLGSGYAVVWFLSPAAAFVFFILLTWFHWGQGDIHPVRELVGGNHVRGPGGTALTALVRGGAPMLVPLVAFPGEYRRVAEWIVGVVDPGAVGALDPFFTAEARLLVAALYGALVVGALSLGWVRRTDSRPWRIDAVETGLLVGFFATVPPLLAIGLYFCFWHSLRHIVRFLLLDEHVESEIADGAVVTPLSRFARDAAPLTALSLVFGVALYLLLPGAATDPGSLMGVYLVFIAVLTLPHVAFVSVLDYYDGFWR from the coding sequence ATGAGTGACACTTCCAGCCCTACTGCAGAGCGACTCGTGGCAGCGCTTGCTGGGCGGCGGTTAGAGGGGGCCGCTAGGCTGGCACTTCTTCCGGGCTGGATCACGCTCCTTGCGACCTCGGTCCTTGTCACGATCGTCGGGACGGAGATTCCGCTTTCGATACAGTTGGCCCCACTATTCTTGAGCGTCCTCCTGCTGGGACTTCCCCACGGTGCGGTCGACCATCTCGTCACTCCCCGTGCGAGAGGAACGGCTCTGACGATTCGGTCGATGGCCGAGGTCGGTGTGGTCTACGCCGTCCTCGGCAGTGGCTACGCTGTCGTCTGGTTTCTCTCGCCTGCCGCCGCGTTCGTTTTCTTTATCCTGCTCACCTGGTTCCACTGGGGGCAAGGGGACATCCACCCGGTTCGCGAACTCGTCGGCGGCAACCACGTCCGGGGTCCCGGTGGGACGGCACTGACCGCTCTCGTCCGCGGCGGCGCACCGATGCTAGTGCCGCTGGTCGCGTTCCCGGGTGAGTACCGACGCGTCGCCGAGTGGATCGTCGGCGTCGTCGACCCGGGCGCTGTCGGCGCTCTGGATCCGTTCTTTACTGCCGAGGCACGGCTCCTGGTGGCCGCGCTGTACGGGGCACTCGTCGTCGGTGCGCTCTCGCTCGGGTGGGTCCGCAGGACGGATTCTCGTCCGTGGCGGATCGATGCTGTCGAAACCGGATTACTGGTCGGGTTTTTTGCTACCGTCCCACCACTGCTTGCGATCGGCCTGTACTTCTGTTTCTGGCACTCGCTTCGACACATCGTCCGGTTCCTGTTGCTGGACGAGCACGTGGAGAGCGAGATTGCCGATGGGGCCGTCGTCACTCCACTGTCCCGGTTTGCCCGCGACGCTGCCCCGCTGACGGCGCTTTCGCTCGTGTTCGGTGTCGCGCTCTACCTGTTGCTGCCGGGAGCCGCAACCGATCCCGGGAGCCTGATGGGGGTCTATCTGGTCTTTATCGCCGTGCTAACGCTCCCACACGTTGCCTTCGTTTCCGTCCTCGATTACTACGATGGGTTCTGGCGATGA